A stretch of Grus americana isolate bGruAme1 chromosome 24, bGruAme1.mat, whole genome shotgun sequence DNA encodes these proteins:
- the LOC129196032 gene encoding LOW QUALITY PROTEIN: olfactory receptor 6P1-like (The sequence of the model RefSeq protein was modified relative to this genomic sequence to represent the inferred CDS: substituted 1 base at 1 genomic stop codon), whose protein sequence is MYFFLGNLSSLESFYSSTILPWLLASFLTGDRTISAHGCVAQFYFFATFATTDRYLLAAMSYDRYLAICQPLLYASLMTWMECLQLAAGSWLLGLLVSSVLTSLLPQLQFCGPRTIDHFLCDFTPLLELACSDTSMATLVAFIFGFLNVVFPFLFTLASYMCIIDAILRIPSNVGRXMAFSTCSSHLTVVAIFYGSLFAVYVPPRTAPLQQLSKVFSFFYTVLTALVNPLIYSLRNREVREALRKGLRRALASTQTLLYVLDLGVGTVPL, encoded by the coding sequence atgtacttcttcctgggCAATCTCTCCTCCTTGGAGAGCTTCTACAGCTCCACcatcctgccctggctgctggccAGCTTCCTGACTGGGGACAGGACCATCTCTGCTCATGGCTGCGTGGCTCAGTTCTATTTCTTTGCCACTTTTGCAACTACTGACCGTTACCTGCTGGCAGCCATGTCCTATGATCGGTACTTGGCCATATGCCAGCCCCTGCTCTACGCAAGCCTCATGACCTGGATGGAATGTCTACAGCTGGCGGCTGGGTCTTGGCTGCTGGGATTGCTGGTCTCCTCGGTACTTACTTCTCTTTTGCCCCAGTTACAGTTCTGTGGCCCCAGGACAATCGACCACTTCTTATGTGACTTCACCCCATTGCTGGAGCTTGCCTGCAGTGACACCAGCATGGCCACACTTGTTGCTTTTATATTTGGCTTCCTCAATGTggtcttccccttcctcttcacGCTGGCCTCCTACATGTGCATCATAGATGCCATCCTGAGGATCCCATCCAACGTGGGCAGGTAGATGGCCTTCTCTACCTGCTCCTCTCACCTCACCGTTGTTGCCATATTCTATGGCTCCCTCTTTGCTGTCTATGTCCCGCCCAGAACAGCCccgctgcagcagctcagcaaagtGTTCTCCTTCTTCTACACTGTCCTCACGGCCCTGGtcaaccccctcatctacagcctGAGGAACAGGGAGGTCAGGGAGGCCCTGAGGAAAGGACTCAGGAGAGCCCTGGCCTCCACCCAGACTTTGTTGTATGTATTAGACCTTGGTGTAGGAACGGTCCCTCTGTGA